A genomic window from Methanobrevibacter sp. TLL-48-HuF1 includes:
- a CDS encoding methanogenesis marker 8 protein, translating to MSEHIVEAIGLSKVTIKDGKVIDVSEPKLNYCPLFHHHRGMEKITKKAIWDNMQFRIDDFGMCTPDRQLRMKDFLSFGISEILSTLIEENAIDCAVMVCEGCGTLIVTESELVQGIGGRVSGLVKTSPIPELFDQLGAENILEPETAKIDQTEGIKLAIEHGYKNIAVTITLAQDCLKIQELKKAHPDVNIYIFVVHTSNRTKKEARILFDACDVATACASKYIREIGEAESLKTVGQSIPIYSKTENGKKFLEMRLEKIGGEKPKKENPDIPDPLL from the coding sequence ATGAGTGAACATATTGTTGAAGCAATCGGATTAAGTAAGGTAACAATCAAGGACGGAAAGGTAATTGATGTTAGCGAACCTAAACTGAATTACTGTCCATTATTTCATCACCACAGAGGAATGGAAAAAATAACTAAGAAAGCTATTTGGGACAATATGCAATTTAGAATCGATGATTTTGGAATGTGCACACCAGACAGACAGCTTAGAATGAAAGATTTCCTTTCTTTTGGTATTTCTGAAATTTTATCTACATTAATTGAAGAAAATGCAATAGACTGTGCAGTAATGGTTTGTGAAGGTTGCGGAACATTAATAGTAACTGAAAGTGAATTAGTTCAAGGTATTGGAGGGAGAGTCTCAGGACTTGTTAAAACCAGCCCGATTCCAGAATTATTTGACCAATTAGGTGCAGAAAATATTTTAGAACCTGAAACTGCTAAAATTGATCAGACTGAAGGAATCAAATTAGCTATTGAACATGGTTATAAAAACATAGCTGTAACAATAACATTAGCTCAGGACTGTCTTAAAATCCAAGAACTTAAAAAAGCACATCCCGATGTGAATATTTACATATTTGTAGTACATACAAGCAACAGAACTAAAAAAGAAGCCAGAATTCTTTTTGATGCATGTGATGTTGCAACTGCCTGTGCATCCAAATACATTAGAGAAATCGGAGAAGCTGAAAGTTTAAAAACTGTCGGCCAATCAATTCCAATTTATTCCAAAACTGAAAATGGTAAAAAATTCTTAGAAATGAGATTAGAAAAAATTGGTGGAGAAAAACCTAAAAAAGAAAATCCCGACATACCTGATCCATTATTATAA